The following proteins come from a genomic window of Pseudomonadota bacterium:
- a CDS encoding tetratricopeptide repeat protein: MPRPDAGVIPAEMQDVDDEIREIKKEIIESRSLVIKTNNLTNSLAADIKSIGKRQADYERRFNWNGAVAYVVVATLSFVGLKLWSDVRVGEIESEKETLARQVQDLRRDVAEQTRQAARRANAEAKAADYYKLIKHRERVAVVEGYDDVRAEQLSRTEAQVFRDTVEQFRLDLSVAAYQAGLGLMRTGRFAEATDKFHEAIRLKEGASHLPALKLQLGRALLRLGRAEQAAVYARQVLGQNVDRDLHVEAAWLLSHCAEANGRLDEARNAIRTILRRWPRSALIPAARRRRAELRHKILKQWSSDSKPPKP, from the coding sequence GAGATCATCGAATCTCGGAGTCTGGTCATCAAGACGAACAACCTCACGAACTCGCTCGCTGCGGATATCAAGTCCATAGGCAAGCGGCAGGCGGACTACGAGCGTCGATTCAACTGGAACGGCGCCGTCGCCTACGTGGTGGTCGCGACGCTGTCTTTTGTGGGGCTCAAGTTATGGTCCGACGTGCGGGTCGGTGAGATCGAGTCGGAGAAGGAGACGCTCGCGCGCCAAGTGCAGGACCTGCGTCGAGATGTGGCGGAACAGACCCGTCAGGCTGCCCGGCGCGCCAACGCCGAGGCCAAGGCGGCGGACTATTACAAGCTTATTAAGCATCGGGAGCGGGTTGCAGTGGTGGAAGGCTACGACGATGTTCGTGCTGAGCAGCTGTCGCGCACGGAGGCGCAGGTCTTCCGCGACACGGTGGAGCAGTTTCGGCTAGACCTCTCGGTTGCGGCCTACCAGGCGGGGCTCGGGCTCATGCGGACGGGTCGTTTTGCAGAGGCGACGGATAAGTTCCATGAAGCGATACGTCTGAAGGAGGGGGCGTCCCATCTACCCGCGCTGAAGTTGCAGCTCGGTCGAGCGTTGCTGCGGCTCGGTCGAGCCGAGCAAGCGGCCGTGTACGCCCGTCAGGTTCTGGGGCAGAACGTAGATCGGGACCTGCACGTGGAGGCGGCCTGGCTGCTCAGCCATTGCGCTGAAGCAAATGGGCGCCTCGACGAGGCGCGCAACGCCATCCGTACGATTCTGCGCCGCTGGCCTCGTTCGGCGCTGATTCCTGCTGCCCGCCGGCGCCGAGCCGAGCTTCGGCACAAGATCCTCAAGCAGTGGTCGTCGGACAGCAAACCACCCAAGCCCTAA